A genomic window from Salinicoccus sp. RF5 includes:
- a CDS encoding cation diffusion facilitator family transporter, with protein sequence MNENTAQKMIMASIVGALAFAALGIIWGLYADSQMIQFDGYYSFISVLLSMISMMALRFISKEDPERFPFGKESFIPLTIVIKYFGILVLILISLVQAFIALFSGGNAMSMGSGVLYALISAVGCYAAYAYFKSRGQGDALITAEMNQWRMDALLSIGVLAGFLIGWLLSLTFMEPIVPFIDPVMVILVAGYFIKVPLSELYASLRELLEMAPERPIAEAVETQVLHIRKFHGFQDHALRLQKMGTKLYIEVDFIVPIEDDLTIYEQDRIRQDLKQRLQSLTLDPWTTVVFTHERQQQ encoded by the coding sequence ATGAACGAAAACACTGCCCAAAAAATGATCATGGCCTCCATTGTAGGCGCCCTTGCATTTGCAGCACTCGGCATCATCTGGGGCCTTTATGCCGACAGCCAGATGATCCAGTTCGACGGCTACTACTCATTCATCAGCGTCCTGCTGTCCATGATCTCGATGATGGCACTCCGCTTCATCTCGAAGGAGGACCCTGAACGCTTCCCCTTCGGCAAGGAAAGTTTCATCCCTTTGACCATCGTCATCAAATACTTCGGCATACTGGTCCTCATCCTGATTTCCCTCGTCCAGGCCTTCATCGCCCTGTTCTCGGGCGGCAATGCCATGTCGATGGGATCGGGCGTGCTCTATGCCCTCATATCCGCCGTCGGGTGCTATGCCGCCTACGCCTATTTCAAATCCAGGGGACAAGGTGACGCACTCATCACTGCCGAGATGAACCAGTGGCGCATGGATGCCCTGCTCAGCATCGGTGTACTGGCTGGCTTCCTAATCGGATGGCTCCTGAGCCTGACCTTCATGGAGCCGATAGTCCCTTTCATCGACCCGGTCATGGTGATCCTCGTTGCCGGGTACTTCATCAAAGTCCCCCTGTCCGAGCTGTATGCATCACTCAGGGAACTGCTGGAAATGGCACCTGAACGTCCCATCGCCGAAGCGGTCGAGACGCAGGTCCTCCATATCCGTAAGTTTCATGGTTTCCAAGATCACGCACTCAGGCTGCAGAAGATGGGCACCAAACTCTACATCGAAGTCGACTTCATCGTCCCCATCGAGGATGACCTCACCATATACGAACAGGACAGGATCCGCCAGGACCTGAAGCAGCGTCTCCAGAGCCTCACCCTCGATCCCTGGACCACTGTTGTGTTTACGCATGAAAGACAGCAACAGTAA
- a CDS encoding prephenate dehydratase domain-containing protein, which yields MLIGYQGVEGSYSEMACGTFAEDGAYEMKGYPTFKALVDDLMRDRVDYIALPVENSTSGPITRTIDLMKYLEVDAVEEIYVKIDHALITKGPVPLDELTEVYSHPEALEQCYGYLSGHPHLTVREYSDTADAVRMVKASDDHTVAAIAGSHAAEMYGMHVARENISDNPYNTTRFLFFRKAEKPRLKNTNKTSLYIETDHSTGSLNEILNIFSSHGINLLNLTSRPIQHKPFSYGFFIDVEKGADETLSGALEDIGEVSKYINILGTYHKGKIPSYEGALVNE from the coding sequence ATGCTGATCGGATATCAAGGTGTAGAAGGATCATATAGTGAAATGGCGTGCGGGACTTTCGCAGAGGACGGAGCATATGAAATGAAGGGGTACCCCACATTCAAGGCGCTAGTCGACGACTTGATGCGGGACCGGGTCGATTACATCGCCCTCCCGGTCGAGAACTCCACGAGCGGTCCGATCACACGGACGATCGACCTGATGAAATACCTCGAAGTGGATGCGGTGGAGGAGATCTATGTCAAGATCGACCATGCACTCATCACCAAAGGGCCGGTCCCGCTCGACGAACTGACCGAAGTCTATTCCCATCCGGAAGCGCTCGAACAATGCTACGGCTACCTGAGCGGCCATCCGCACCTCACGGTCCGTGAATATTCGGACACGGCCGATGCGGTCAGGATGGTCAAGGCTTCCGACGACCATACAGTCGCAGCCATCGCCGGCAGCCATGCCGCCGAGATGTACGGCATGCATGTGGCACGGGAGAACATCAGCGACAATCCATACAACACCACACGGTTCCTCTTCTTCAGAAAGGCGGAGAAGCCACGGCTGAAGAACACGAACAAGACATCACTCTACATCGAGACCGACCACAGCACAGGCTCACTGAATGAAATACTCAACATTTTCAGCAGTCACGGCATCAACCTGCTGAACCTGACTTCACGGCCGATACAGCACAAACCATTCTCCTACGGATTCTTCATCGATGTCGAAAAGGGTGCCGACGAGACGTTGAGCGGGGCACTCGAAGACATAGGGGAAGTCAGCAAGTACATCAATATCCTCGGCACCTACCATAAGGGCAAGATCCCCTCCTACGAAGGCGCCCTCGTAAACGAATAG
- a CDS encoding D-alanine--D-alanine ligase family protein, with the protein MEKLNLGILYGGQSTEHEVSMRSAESVLGALDRKKYTIHLIYISKQGEWLLADQSERIEAVVDKENGHRLSILPSQQFVSEGGMHHFDAILPILHGTAGEDGIVQGVLEMVGVPYAGCNVRSSAVCMDKDMAKRLLKLEGINVADWMVFRHEDRDQVDYSAVEAELGLPMFVKPVNQGSSVGVSKVTDEQSFHEAIALAFEFDTKVMVESAVQGREIEVSVLGNTDLTVSVPGEIVANTDFYSYESKYIDESGAALEIPARLEQPVAEKIRQTAYDVYRALDCEGMARVDVFLAEDGAVIVNEVNTLPGFTSISMYPKLLEASGISYPELLDRLVELAVERHQLNTQLKTDLL; encoded by the coding sequence ATGGAAAAATTGAATTTGGGAATATTATACGGTGGACAGTCGACTGAGCATGAGGTGTCCATGCGCTCTGCCGAAAGTGTACTGGGTGCACTCGACAGGAAAAAGTACACCATCCACCTGATCTATATATCAAAGCAGGGGGAGTGGCTGCTGGCGGACCAGTCGGAACGGATTGAAGCGGTGGTGGACAAGGAGAACGGCCACCGCCTTTCCATCCTGCCATCCCAGCAGTTCGTCTCCGAAGGCGGGATGCACCATTTTGATGCCATACTGCCGATCCTTCATGGGACGGCCGGGGAGGATGGCATCGTCCAGGGTGTGCTTGAAATGGTCGGCGTCCCATACGCCGGCTGCAACGTGAGAAGCTCAGCAGTATGCATGGACAAGGATATGGCGAAGCGCCTGCTGAAGCTTGAAGGCATAAACGTGGCGGACTGGATGGTCTTCCGGCATGAGGACAGGGACCAGGTCGATTACAGCGCAGTGGAGGCGGAACTCGGCCTGCCGATGTTCGTCAAACCGGTGAACCAGGGGTCTTCCGTCGGGGTATCGAAAGTGACGGATGAACAGTCGTTCCATGAGGCGATTGCGCTGGCATTCGAATTCGACACGAAGGTGATGGTCGAAAGTGCCGTACAGGGCCGCGAAATAGAAGTTTCGGTCCTCGGCAATACGGATCTGACCGTCTCCGTACCTGGTGAAATCGTTGCGAACACCGATTTCTACTCCTACGAATCGAAATACATCGATGAGAGCGGTGCGGCACTGGAGATCCCGGCAAGGCTCGAACAGCCGGTCGCCGAAAAGATACGCCAGACTGCGTATGATGTCTATAGGGCCCTCGACTGTGAAGGCATGGCGCGGGTGGATGTCTTCCTGGCAGAGGACGGCGCAGTCATCGTCAACGAGGTCAATACACTTCCGGGCTTCACCAGCATCAGCATGTATCCGAAACTGCTTGAAGCGTCAGGCATCAGCTATCCTGAATTGCTGGACCGTCTGGTTGAGCTGGCGGTCGAGCGCCATCAGCTGAACACCCAATTGAAGACGGATCTGCTGTAA